Part of the Sebastes umbrosus isolate fSebUmb1 chromosome 3, fSebUmb1.pri, whole genome shotgun sequence genome is shown below.
cagATTTGTCAACTGAACAGTCATGCTGCAAATCTCCCGTTCCACCACATCCCCAATTTCAGGATTTTTATCATTGCAACTCAACTCCTTAGAACTGACTCACTGGACATAATGGGACGTTAAGTGCAATATCATGGACATAATCATGAACATTCTGTATTAACCCTGTACTCTTACATTACCTAACACCTCAGattttatactgtacatacatatctGATCTGAACTGATCCCTACCATTAACTTGTCTATATTTTTATGATCCATACTGTTATTGCCATACTGGCATTGTATATATTGTTTAATACATTTCGGATTTGCACCTTATTGTTAGGTTCGACTTTTTACATTTGCATTCTTCCTACTTTGTATtgcaactgctgcacagcaatttCCCTtgagataaataaagttttatcgtATCTTAGCAAGCAGCGGTAcaagtgtacctaataaagtggccactgagtgCAGTTTCCTGCCATATTTATTGCATGTTTGTCCTGCAGCAGCAATCGTTGTGGGAAATACAGGACAAATATAAGTGAAGTTGTTACAGTATATTACCTTCATTTTACAGTCTTTAGAGTCCAGGATCGCTTCCTTCACCCACAGAACGGCCTCTGGGCTCCAGTCTCCCTCTGGAACTGTGACGTCAGCCAGGCGACATTTGATAGCCTGAAGagatacacaaaaaaacaacaactatgcACCTTTATGTGTGTTACAAACAACTTTGTTTGTTGATGTGCAAGCCAATGACAGACATGTTCAACAAAACAGCAATTCACACTAACGATGTATCATGAATCTAAATCCTTAGTCTCTGTTTTATAGTGTCCCCTGAAGCAAATCCGTGTAATTTTATCACTGATTAATTTCTAAAAAAGGTTGAATGGACATCACTGAATGCACAATGACAGTCTGCCTGGCTTCATTGTCCACAAATCAAAAAGATTATGTATATCTtttaaaaaggataaaaaaaatgtaagtataGACAGGAGCTTCAAATCAATGCGCAGATGAAAGGATGCTTCTCCAGCCATTCGATTGGTTGAAGATTGAGGTGCATCCAAACAACTGACCAGTGGTGGGATGATGGTAAAGTTTTTGAGGGAAGGAGGTGGGATCTCTCGGAGATCAGTGACCTCTACAGTCGCTGGGACACCCAAGTCAATGAAGAGGATCTCGATCACTCTGTTGCCGTAGATGTTGGTGATCTGAAAACAAGAGCAACATCAATGAGTGGGTGCCAAAGAAATATGACCTCAAACTGTCTGGTCAACAATACAATACCCTAATAACTTTCAATGTCCAAAATAATTTTTTCAAGAAAATCAATGTTAATGATTCTGTTCTTACCTCCACTCTGGACCACATTCCTTTGTGGCGGGCCAGACAGACCTTGCCACTGAAGGGTCTGGACACCAGAGACTCAGACGTCATCTGGTAGGAATATTTACAAAGACACAACTATAAAGACCTTCATTCTTTCCTGAGGGGACTTTTACGGTTGAAATCAAACGCAGCAGCTGCATTTGTGAAATGCCAAAAACCTTAAACAAGAGACTGAAATAACAACGGTAATTAACAAGAGCGGTCTGTGAACGctagatacaggaaaaaaaacaccaccccATGACCTAAAACTAAATGTATTTGGGAGCCAAACCATTAAGGATGCACTGTGTAATGCCTGGCCACCTGCTCCGAACAAACAGGGGagagcatttcacctctactactgggtcaACTAGTTTGCGTGTTGGGAATCAGAGGGATGGTTTCAACTTTGATGAAGCCACACCGCAGTGAGGGATGTCTGACTTCACATGATTGATCATCACCAGCTATCAAAAGAACATCACAGATTGGGATGTGGCATCCATTGCAACATGCTCGAAAGGTTTCAAAGATGTGTGGCAAGTCGCAACAGTGTTTGTGATTCAGTGTGGGTTTACTCTAGCTCCAAAATATTTGGATTAAGTCATccctcatcacatcacatcttAATGACTGTAAAACCTTGTTTGCTTGCCTGCGTCAGCACTAGCATGACTCAACAAAAACATGGTGCAGATCCCATCTTACAGGCCTGTTTTTATCACTTCTGAGCtgtgaaaagtgctatataattCAGTGAATTTACTGTGGTTAAGATCATTTAAACAGTGACTAAACAGTTAATTCAAACCTGTGCTCTCGAGATGAGAACAGCCTCTCTCTGCGTCAAGCAGCCCGCTGAGCAGACACCTAAAAACTACACCGCTGGTATTCCAAGTACAGCTTTATAAGGGTAAAATTCACAAACTTTTCAAGCACTTTCAGGGTACCtaaaccaaaaatgttacactgTAAAACATGAAATGCTCTACAACACTTAAGTGCTAATGCGAATGGAGGTCTTGTTAACCTGGGAGATGAAGAAGGTCTCCGTTGCTTCCAGTAACTTGCTGAGTCGTGCAGTTCCTCTTGAGGGCAGCTGGCAGTAGATGATACCATCTGCACACACATTTGTGACACACACATCCTGATAGGTAACATTTACCTACAGGCAACACAGAGATTCATGTTAGATTATACAGGGAGGATTGACCTCACAATCATgactaaccagctgctggtttTAATTCCAACTGAATGGAGACCTATAAATTCTTGAGTTCCCACAACACAGACAGACCAATATGAGAACGGTACAACAGCGCCACTCACTGGTGGAGCTACGCTATGATGTCAACAGAAATGTGCAGCTATTTAATAGGATTTATACATGCGTGTTTGTTAAACACATGCACAATCTGCTCTGCTATTCTAAGAGAGGGCTGTCCTTGATCTTATAAAtcacactatactagtagttAGCCCCGCCATCCTTACAGTCAGAGGGTTGTTCATGGTCACGTCCTGGAGAGCCTTCAGGCAGGTGGAGTTGATGTTGATGTCATCATCCTGCGAAGTATCGTAGAGCACTGCCAAAGGCGTCTCATTCTGTTGACACGGCTCTAATGTCTCCATCAGCAGGATCTTTCCGACTGCCAACTTGTCCAGAGAAGACCGCACCAGTGGATGGGATTTGAATGCCTCTAGAcctgggagaaagaaaaaaaaaaaacaggatgggaagaagagggaggagggccATTGGCCGATATTAATGTTTTGCCCGTTCTGTTTCGATGTCTGTATGCTTTCATCTACATCAGTTACACAAAAGCAATTCATTATCAGTCATTTCATTATCCTCTATGTACCTGCAAGTCTAACGCTGCTAGCCTGGaagggcagagagaggaagtccTGGTGCAGCTTCAGTAGATTATTCCCACTGGTTTCCACAGAAAAGCCATAGTCCACATAGTATACCtggcaaacagacagacagacagacagacaaaagctCTTTCGCTGCAGAAACACTGACCCCTCCTGTAGCTACCGAATATCTTCCTCCGACAAACTGAAAATCACCACAAGCTGTGTCCCTAAGTGCTAAAAAGTATTCAAGCCCTTGAcattttctagtttttttttgtttgtttttaaaattaaaatcaacTTCACAGCTATCTAAATGAATTACCTTGACCTTGTTAGGGGCCGTAACCTCTATGACTTGAGCTCTTGCCAGCTCGTCTCCATCCTCCCCTCTGACTGCTACCAGCTGACCAACAACAGGTTTAGACAGAGGATGGTGGTTGGAGCTTTTGCTGTAGAAAGAGCGCATGGCCTCCTCCATGGCCTCCTGGGCAGTGGAGTAGTTCTCACCCACATACCTGAACAGAGAGACAAACTTTTCTCAATCTGTGCATGGTAGTCGTCAAAAACAGTAACCTGGATGTTGCATTAACAAAGCACAAAGCAGTGTTtggtcatattttgttttcatgttttcatcttaAGATAGAAATATTAAGCTGTTTGAGAGATTCAAATTATTCTGCACGTCCTAGTAAGCCTGATAGTGTAGCCAGTtgtgttaatagttaatattAGCTGGAGCATGTTCAAAGTAATAacttaaaacacaatattggcATACTGGACAGAAGGTCAAAACCTGCAACTGCTGCATTTTCGATTATATTAGACAATATATGTTCTGCAGTACCTGCTGCTGGCAGATCACGGTGGAGAATTGAGATAAAGATGTTTTCTaatcatttcttttcattttaagcAAAAGATATCTCTTCTTGTATGGCACTGACATTATGAGCAACCGTCCTACACTCAAATAAGCTTGTTAGTTCAATACACGATGTATAGGTCACCTACGTCactcaaaaatatttttgtaataaaaaaaatactcacaaAGCTTTAAATTATTCTTAAAGGAGCATTATGTAGGACTGACAGCTGGTGTTTTAAAATGGgaaacagcagtccaaattcaaaacattggagccgtggcccgtcCGCTCCTCTGGTatgactgatagcagttagcgTGTGTTAGCATCACGGTGTCACATATTagtttaaagttgttttttttccactggcaGGTGAACCACTCTTCTGTTGTGTGTACCTATGTTACACAATTAATTACATTCATGTCTCACCTTACAGTAACAGCATTGCTGCTCTTGGCATCAGTAATCAGCACAGAGGGGTACTGCTCTGAGGGAAGAACCAGACAGGGAGGCACCACAGGAGCCAAGACCTCCAGACCAGAGGGAAGGGGATGGCTTCTGCCCTGCTGCCTTTCTTGGCTGTCTGTGGCTTCCGTGTCTGCTCTGCTGGTGTTATACAGGATGGCCTGACCACAGGAAAGTACATCAACGACAAGCATCAATAGATACAAATATTTTAAGACAAACAGGTTAGCAGGAAGGATGTGCCCGAGCTCCCTAAAAAATtgaaggtgaaaaaaaaaaatccttattaCTGTTGGAAACATTTTATCCACACCAATCAATCAGGCAAGTGATAAGTTACTCCAACTTATCAAGGTTCACTTGTCACTGGTGAGTGCGTGAGCATTAACTGTGAGGATAAGGTAAGTAACTCACACACTTCACTTGCACATTGTGTTAAGTCTGGTATACATGGTGTCATCTCATTCACTTACCTTCTTCTTGTCATGCGGTATGGGGTACTCCACATTGCACATATCCAGCAAAAGAGACAAGTTGTCCAGAACATGTTGGGGGAATGGCGTCTTGTATGTGTCCATATAGAGTTTGGACAAAGCATGGGCCCACAGACCTTGACTATACTTGGACAGAAGCTCACTTATTCTCTGACGCACCTCAGTTGACACGACGGCAGCAGAAGATTTTGGGGGAGGACAAGGGACATAATCGGACGTGGGGGAGAAGGTGGCCTTCAAAAGGGGTAAGATTTCAGGGccaggatggagggaggacgCTAGTGGAGGAGCGTTGGTTGATGCAGGGCCTGTCCAGGTAGGGGCTAAGGGCCGTGTGTTTTGGTTGTGGTTGAGAGTAGTTGTAGGCCAGTTGTGATTATCTTTCTGTCCACCATTGGCTGCGAGATTAACACGGTGGGCCCGCAGCGGAGCAAGAGCTGGGTTGTGGGCAGGGCTGCGCAATGTGACTGAATAAGACAGCTTGCCTGAAGGGGCAGCAACGGGTTGTGTAGGAAAAACGAAGGTGGGCTTAGCCAAAAGGTTTGGGAGGAAAACTCTAGGTTTAGGGACAGGGGGTGGGGGGACGGGGGTGGAAGGTTGGTCAGGTGTTGAGTGACGTGAAGAAATGGGTGGGATGGTGGTTCCTGAATCGGTGGGGGATGTTAGAAGCATGTTGGTGGTGGTGCTACTTCTAGGGACAACACAAGGCTTAGGAGGCAGGGGAGGCAGGGGAGGGTAGATCAAGCGGTCAGCTCGGTTGGTGCTGGGAGGTTGCTCCACCTGTGAAGGCCAGACGACAAAGGAAAGATTTGAACTCATCAGTTCCTGTTAAGGTTGGGGGCaggtattgaaaaaaaaaaaaaacttctgatGGACCCTCCAAATGTATTTGGAAAACAGTTTTTCTACTTCAACCCTAACAACTACCTTTATCAACTTGTGTGTTTAAATAATGTCAAATAATTTCCCCCCCAAAGGCCAGATGTATAGGCTTCATACATTAGACTCACAAGGCTTCATAATACCTACTTTGTTTAAATGGGGGTATTATTAGCTGCACATGTACATATTAATGTTACTGACTCACCAAACTGATGTGTTTCCACTTTTCCAGATCTATGAGCGCCTGAGGGTGGAGCTTCTCACTGAACATTTGGAAGTAGACCCCTGATAGTTTCGACATCCACAATCCACGGTCGTATTTCTCCAGGAGCTGAGTTATTTTGCTCTGCACCAGCTCCACGTCATACACACAAGACTGCAAGGGGAGATTTCAGATGATTGATCACTACACGTACGCCCCCATGCTTTTATGATTGAGctttcaaatcaaataaataaactataatcaTGTACGTACAAAATAAACTCATTAAAAGAGCTGATGGAAAAGAGCTGCTGCGATGTTACTGATAAAAGTATGGCACAAGTGCTACATACATAAACAATATGTAAAACAAACATGTAAGAAGAACATTTTTGAGGGTTTGTCTAATATGTTAATTCAGTGAACTTTAGCTCCTGGTTGGATTTGAACAGACTAAATATATAGGCGAGTAGAGCCCGTTCCTCCCGTTGTTCTACATAAACAGAGCAGT
Proteins encoded:
- the tdrd7a gene encoding tudor domain-containing protein 7A, producing MSDSESIKKMLRSVLQSSKAGVSINTLQSEYRSLCGKSIPLKKLGYSKLEDYLASIPSVVRLEHRMGEVKCFAAVCRETAHIAELVARQKSSKKSGRSQFVNCKMRFKPSNPYTLNVRPRSSLRQPSAGGASNWLSNRSGSHGGHRGFSASGDYRLSDQRLSYMTPVERSQSAPLTAPLTTLQPAVKQSFIPDRKGKSLSNCQQPREKPPQQVSRPGQSLSCVYDVELVQSKITQLLEKYDRGLWMSKLSGVYFQMFSEKLHPQALIDLEKWKHISLVEQPPSTNRADRLIYPPLPPLPPKPCVVPRSSTTTNMLLTSPTDSGTTIPPISSRHSTPDQPSTPVPPPPVPKPRVFLPNLLAKPTFVFPTQPVAAPSGKLSYSVTLRSPAHNPALAPLRAHRVNLAANGGQKDNHNWPTTTLNHNQNTRPLAPTWTGPASTNAPPLASSLHPGPEILPLLKATFSPTSDYVPCPPPKSSAAVVSTEVRQRISELLSKYSQGLWAHALSKLYMDTYKTPFPQHVLDNLSLLLDMCNVEYPIPHDKKKAILYNTSRADTEATDSQERQQGRSHPLPSGLEVLAPVVPPCLVLPSEQYPSVLITDAKSSNAVTVRYVGENYSTAQEAMEEAMRSFYSKSSNHHPLSKPVVGQLVAVRGEDGDELARAQVIEVTAPNKVKVYYVDYGFSVETSGNNLLKLHQDFLSLPFQASSVRLAGLEAFKSHPLVRSSLDKLAVGKILLMETLEPCQQNETPLAVLYDTSQDDDININSTCLKALQDVTMNNPLTVNVTYQDVCVTNVCADGIIYCQLPSRGTARLSKLLEATETFFISQMTSESLVSRPFSGKVCLARHKGMWSRVEITNIYGNRVIEILFIDLGVPATVEVTDLREIPPPSLKNFTIIPPLAIKCRLADVTVPEGDWSPEAVLWVKEAILDSKDCKMKILKLEQHKGDCLVYMYLFIGADSQELDKSINHQLAQSELWQKLTTPNNNNHNAITCNNGSLDTGLSALVEKLNLNSPVPNPIAKDSTRPLHGAEDSSSPDRTTQTGMQTLPMPPPLEFPQPGQNMDVFVPVACHPGYFVLQPWQDLHKLVVLMGEMVLYYNQMTKTNSAPHIQKGDVYAAKIDKNWHRVQVKGILANGLVSVFELDYGKHELVRSTLLRPLIEEFRQLPFQAITAQLADMTQHQWSEEASMLFRNHVEDRALVAQVESVSEVKGELWERRMTVYLVDTTVDDSDLWIHSIMADIGGELSSAA